TTACAACTAAATGGAAgatacatttaagaactgcttcTGTAAACAAATCTGGATTATGATCTGTATGGTGATAAAAACAGCTTGAAAACAAAACAATTTCTTATGATTTTCCCATTTTCAGTTTGTTTTTCTGATCTCGTGTTTGAAAAACCAGAGAATATTACGCTGAACAATTGTTTATTTTGACGCCACTTCTCAGTGACTGAATCCATGAAGAAaccaacacatttttaaaaagttggtaTTTGTTGAATTATTTGCACAATCTTCCAGTTTAAATCAAATGCCAATATTCTTGAATAGGCCAATTAAAATTTTAATCAACATTATTGGAAATTACAATTCATGTTTGAAGTTCAATATGGGCTTGCCCTTCTCTCATAGAATTTCCATTTCATCAACCCACCAACCTCCTGCACGCTCACTTTCCTTTGGCCCTTTATAGATGACTGCTTAAAACTTAGTTATACCTGGTAACACGTTCTCATCCAAAGTATAtgaaatagtgcaaggaaaaggaTTAAGATCATGGAAAGATTGAGGGAGGAACATGGGAATGCAAGTCTAGATTTGGCCACCCAACATTCTCCCTGGATTGCTTTACATTCCTAAAATGGTCAATTTAGGTCAAGGCCAAGAATACAATTCAACAAGATTTAATTCAAATCTGGCCTGAGCCAGAGGAAATAAATGACCAACATTCCTGTTGAAATTGCCCCAAACCTTGTGCTGCCAAGTCAACTTGTCCCATTTTCAGCCGAAGACATTGAATCAGTCATGAATCTGGAGTGAGCACAATTTGATCCGTTTCATTCCTTTCACTGAGCTCCTTTCCTGCAATAACCCAAAACAGCAAGCATGTAGTTTAACAACTCATCTGGAAATGCCCAAAATAAAGCTGGAACTATCCCATAAAGATGGCATCTTATTCCCgagtcaaaaaaataaaatataagactATAGCTGTTCCTTTGCAACCACAAAAGGGAGTACATTTTTTAAGCCGTATTTTGAGATTAAATAAGATTTCCCTTGACATCATTGACTCCAATTAATGGGGGATCAAACAAGCCTTTTCTATATAATGATCATGTAAAAATTATATACAAATTTCATTGGGGCAGATTACAAAAGTTGCATTTAGCGCAGATTTTAAGACTAGTTGAAAGcagtagttagtgcaacactattactgcatcagtgacagagtttcgaatcctgtgctgtaacgagtttgtacattctcccatatcTGGGTggatttccttccaccattcaaaaagcccgggggttgtaggttaattgggatatttgtgtggcatgggcttgtgagacAGAAAGGCCCGTTACCGTGTTTTACGTCGCGAGCACCCAAATGCTCTGGTTCATTCTGATGTTTAGGCGCATCTGACAGCTAAATCCTGAGAATCCAAGAATATTAGATTTTTGTTAACATGAAAAATGAAGAATACCAACAACCTTGTATACatcaaaaaataaatgaaacctGCAAAAGGTGTcaatgaagagaaaaaagctTTTGCATTTCATTTCTGGTTGAACAGAAACCTGCAGTGCATCCAACCAACAAATTTCAGGGGACATGAAGGAGAGGAAGGGAGCACAAAGACAATCTGGAAACTTATCTGTTCTTCATACTATTCCagatatttaattttgtttttggtACATTTGTTCTTTACCCCAAATGACAAGACAATACAGATTTTGCTGTCAAAATTCAAACTGTTGGTTCAAGCCAGTTGTTAATAGATACACTCTTCCTTCCCTGGAGCTGGTCCCTTCTTCACTGCCTCCTATCAAATTAGTATTCTCTCATTTTTTGGTCTTTAGATCCCTTATGATCTACACATTTATTCTGCCAGACATTTCTGCATGGGTTGTATTAACTGCTAATCAATGAAGGTGAAACAAAATTCTAATGCTAAAATTTTTGATGGATAATTGATTTATTAATATAGTACATTGGAGTTGCCATTGTAAAACAGATGTTTAACTAGGGaactagggaaaaaaaacaaagctaTCAGTAAAGATGTCCAAAGAGCAAAACCAGGCCATATATTTTTGCAAATGAGGCATAATCTTTCATTTTACTTTTGTGCATGGCTAAATGATTTTCAGGAAAATACTGAAAACACTGCCAATGTACTATTTACAATTAAAATGGAGGCTTGCCATCCATTTAGTTTTGAACAGTTTCAGGAATCGGTCAAAACATTGTCAGACAACTAACCTAGATTGAAAATATGCTGAACAATTATTCCTTCATTTGAGGCAGCAGTTTGAGCATTTATCCAAAGCTTCCAATGTCATGCATCCAAACTATATTTGTGAATTCCATTTCATTGGAGACACAAATATCAGCATATAATTTAGTaaatcaaattgaaatttttaaaaatccattcatAAAACATTTTATTCCACTTACATCAACTTTACACATTTTCTTGATAACAATTATGCTTGTGTTCTTATGAAAAGTCCAGAAGACATGAATGCAGCTAGCCATACAGCAATATATCTCATTACTTCCCTGTTAACTATTTCACAGCCACATGCGTGTTAGGCAATCAAGACCACAAAgcaaaactaaaaaaaacaaaaaagttaCCAGATAAACACATGGGAAGGTCTTTACCTCTTAAACATACATTATCAAAGTTAAGCGTTTATTTTTACTGCATGTTTGCTTGTACATTTGTTCTTACGTTGACAATAATTTCttttaaatacaaataaaatgttCAGATGTATAGCAAAATGAAGACATGAGCAATGGTGAAACTTGCAACTCATGGAATGTTAATCCTCCTCTGCCCTATCCCAAAAATCCTGAGACATGTAATGGTGCGGGTTTGCTCTACCGATTAGCAACTCTCTAGAAATTGCACGACTCGCACTGAATCTGCCATTTCCCAATACGGACACTTAAGTTAGGGGCATCTTTCTTTGCTAGTACAGGACATATTTGACATTAGCTTTGTGGAAACCACAGCTACAAAGAGTACTAACCAAACATTTAAAACTTGTATAAAAATTCCACACCCTGAATTTACATTGGCCATCTGAAACATACAGTACAAGAGTTCCCAATATGAATGGACTTCTCCCCAATCAAACACAAACCACATGGGAAACACAGACCCAAAAGTGACAGAAGCTCTCCAAAGACCTAAAATAGAAACTAGTGGGACAGCAGAGATTACAAATAGTCTTGATGGTGAAGATTCAGGAATGAGGCAGACAGAACTAGAAGGGGGAAGTTTAATTCTCTCCTCCCTCGCCAgcatcagcttcttccccctggTTGTCTGAAGTCCACAACTAGAAAGATAAAATTCAAATTAGTGCCTCAGTATAAATCAGAGATACTCTTGAATGCAAGCTATGCTGTGTAATATAGGAAAACAAGTTAAATGCTGTGATTATCCTTCTCTCCTGGTCACCATTTTAGTATATTTAGTATGAAGATTACAAATATTTTGTGTACTCAGATGGCAAAGCATGGTCTTAAGATCATATGCCAAAGTTTACAATCATTAGGATTAAAGTCTCCCATACAAATTGCTCCCACAGACCATCAAGTTGAAAGAGCAAGGAACTATTTCAGCCTCATGGCAAGGCTCATTACATTGGAGCAAACCATTTTCATTGATAGAAGTCAGCCTATCACAGAGAAGCATGGAAATGGATACGGTTCAAAGCAGGAAGGTGAAGAAAATGAAAACAGCTAGTTTAACAATCACCCTCACCAGTACATTAAATTATGGCTCCCTTTCCAACCAGCTAACCCACATTTACTCAAATACCTTGGATTAGTCATTCAAATCCTTGCACACAcaatttctgtatcaatttccaTCAAGTTTTTATTGAAAAGTTGACCTTTGCACCTGATCCATATGATTATGAATTCTATGCTCTTGGGACAAAAATCTCTAATACACAAGTACATTCAAATACTTACTGTCAAGTTATCTCGcaataactgcattattaatgtGCTGTCTTTGTAGGAATCTTCATTCAGTGTATCAAGTTCTGCAATTGCTTCGTCAAATGCCTTTTAGAATGAGAAAATATAGTCAGATGTAATAACTATAAAATGAACTTATTCAAAAGAATTTTGTCTGTACTTACAGTCTTTGCGAGACTACAAGCTTGTTCTGGAGCGTTAAGAATTTCATAATAAAACACCGAGAAATTAAGCGCCAGTCCCAGGCGGATAGGGTGTGTTGGTTGCATCTCTCTTTTACTGATTTCAAACGCTTCTTTGTAGGCTTTTTGCGAATTGTGCACTGtctctaaaaaaaagaaattaaaggcaTTCATTTAGGACGTCCATTTATTTCCCAAATTGACTTTCATGTAATACCTATTCAATATcagcaaaattaaatatttttgaaagatACTCCACTGAATAGTTTGAATTCAAACTTGTTACGTTGTGTCCCAATGAGCGCATTTCAAAAAAAATAACCAACATGAAAGTCTTCAATCAGCATATAGCAAATAGTAAAAATATTGCTCAATCTGATTTCAAAAAGCTTAATTGATCACCTTAAATGACATTTTACATTTGTACAGGAGATGTGCAATTACTTTCAATAGGGGGAATATCAGTTAAAAATTGAAATCCCAGTCTCAGCATGCAGTCACACAACCATAATTTCTCATTCCCCTCAAGTCTCCACACCTTATTAAATTTTCAATTATATATAAACTCAAATCCAGTACTCCGATGCCTGGTGAAAACTAGATCAACTGACAATTTCAATTCAACATGGGAGTAGAGTTTAACCAAATTGAGAAAGCAACCCATTTAGCCCCTCATTCTTTTGAATCTTCCAAATTCATTTTTTATGCACAAAATTACATTCTCTTAAATGTGCTCAATTTTTGTAATACAAAATCAATTTGAACCCTGTCAAATCTTAGGAAAAGTTTaattgaatttatttatttatttatttttaaatggccaATATTGAGTCTCTGGTTTAACTATATTCCTGTAGTAATGCAGACTTTGATCAACCATGTCCTTTCTAACTTTTatccccatctacactaatcctgCATTAGGATTGCATCTTTCTATACCTTTTTTCAAATTACCATCTAAAATGTCTTCCAAGGGCAGTAATTAAATCCACCACCTCTAGTACCTTGTTCTAGGTATCAACCTTATACCTGTATATCCCCTTTAAACCTCCTACCTTTCTGTGCATTCCTAACTCTCCAACCACTGTTGAACAACCTCTTCCTTGTATGCCCCATGAACAAATTGCTTGTTACCTTCTTATGCACAAGGATCAGACACCTCTACTATTgaggaatggggagggaggggaagtttGTTATGTCTACCATATTCATGTCCATTATAAATGtgtccaaatttttaaatttagtccaCGAGTCAgtgatgcccaatttacacaccaTTAACCGACagtccccagtatgtttttaatagtgggaagaaaccagagttcccCTCTCCCGGGgataacccatgcagacacaggacagcgtacaaactccttacaaacagcgcagcATTCGACCCCCGGTCctgattactggtgctgtaacagcaaacCGTGTTGCCCTGTACAATTCTACGAGATTTCTCATCTTGCACCCTCCCCCCTCCAGTTGATGCAGCCTAAGTGAAAGCTGAGGCATATAGGTCTCAAAGATAGCTAGTCCAAAAGGTTACAGTCCATGGAACACAAGGCAAACTGGAACAAAAATTGTGTTGATGAGAGTGATGGTATTTTtacatctgaatttttaaaaaatatgccaCGGGGATCAAAATTGGGACCCttacattaatgacttggatagtaacatctttctttggcttggcttcgcggacgaagatttatggagggggtaaaaagtccacgtcagctgcaggctcgtttgtggctgacaagtccgatgcgggacaggcagacacgattgcagcggttgcaggggaaaattggttgggtttttcctcctttgccttttgtcagtgaggtgggctctgcggtcttcttcaaaggaggttgctgcccgctaaactgtgaggcgtcaagatgcacggtttgaggtattatcagcccactggcggtggtcaatgtggcaggcaccaagagatttctttaggcaatccttgtaccttttctttggtgcatctctgtcacggtggccagtggagagctcgccatataacacgatcttgggaaggcgatggtcctccattctggagacgtgacccatccagcgcagctggatcttcagcagcgtggactcgatgctgtcgacctctgccatctcgagtacttcgacgttagggatgtaagcgctccaatggatgttgaggatggagcggagacaacgctggtgaaagcgttctaggagccgtaggtggtgccggtagaggacccatgattcggagccgaacaggagtgtgggtatgacaacggctctgtatacgcttatctttgtgaggtttttcagttggttgtttttccagactcttttgtgtagtcttccaaaggcgctatttgccttggcgagtctgttgtctatctcattgtcgatccttgcatctgatgaaatggtgcagccgagataggtaaactggttgaccgttttgagttttgtgtgcccgatggagatgtgggggggctggtaatcatggtggggagctggctgatggaggacctcagttttcttcaggctgacttccaggccaaacattttggcagtttccgcaaagcaggacgtcaagcgctgaagagctggctctgaatgggcaactaaagcagcatcgtctgcaaagagtagttcacggacaagtttctcttgtgtcttggtgtgagcttgcaggcgcctcagattgaagagactgccatccgtgcggtaccggatgtaaacagcgtcttcattgttggggtctttcatggcttggttcagcatcatgctgaagaagattgaaaagagggttggtgcgagaacacagccttgcttcacgccattgttaatggatagTAACATAATGTAATGTAGATTACCCATATAGATGACAAAAATTATTAACAGGCTATGGAAAAATTGGTCAATTGGCAAACTGGACAGAGTAATGTAGTGGAATTTTAATTGTTGCATACAAGATTAAGCATTTTGGAAAGCTAAAGAGCAAGATAGAACTGATGGTAGATTTCCAAAGGAGGCAGCACAAGTGGTAAAGAAACGATATGGAATACTGGCCTTTATTAGCCATGGAATAGAATAAGAGCAGAGAAATATGGAACTGCTTGATAAAACCCTTGTGAAAATACATCTGGAAATTTCCATGTAGTTTTTGTCACAACAGCATAGAAAGGACAAGACTGCTCTGGataaggtacagaggagatttacctagATGGAATCTAGTTAAGAGAATTGATTTGATTTCCTTGAAACAGACAAGGCCAGGAGTTGTTTTGTGGGGTGGGGTCAAAGATGAGAAATATGATAGAAGTGTACAAATTTATGAATGGCACGAATAAGAAAGAAGTTTCCCCCAACTCCTCAATTTCATAGGTGTCAATAACCCTTGCTTATAccgtattttcactcatataacgtGCAGAAAATCAAATTGTGCAAAAGTATTTTCTTACAACGCGCAGGTAAAATATTCTAAATTCTGACTAgaaaaagcaatttgcatttaaatgggacgagacaaagcacataccaatatctgccacagttaatctcccgcAATTAATACCCAATCAACTtgccccagaggtgtcaatcgtCCATtatatcctgctgcaacacattaacaagctttgttGGAGAGGTATCATTTAAATAAATTGAAGACAGGCATCAGAGTTGAGCAGGTTTTTAAATTCTAATGTTGTCTCTTAGCAGAGGCACTTGACAGGTTTATCTCTTCCCTCAGGAATaggtctgggcaattaatattgatACGATGCAGTGCCCTAGCCTATATGACTTGTTTATAGGAACACCATAGCATTCAGTACAGAGATATTTCCAAGATTTCCCATGTCTGCCataaattgtgcccattcttCACCACTATAACATTCCCACGCCCGCTAACATTCCCACGCCCGCTAACATTCCCACGCCCGCTAACATTCCCACGCCCGCTAACATTCCCACGCCCGCTAACATTCCCACGCCCGCTAACATTCCCACGCCCGCTAACATTCCCACGCCCGCTAACATTCCCACGCCCGCTAACATTCCCACGCCCGCTAACATTCCCACGCCCGCTAACATTCCCACGCCCGCTAACATTCCCACGCCCGCTAACATTCCCACGCCCGCTAACATTCCCACGCCCGCTAACATTCCCACGCCCGCTAACATTCCCACGCCCGCTAACATTCCCACGCCCGCTAACATTCCCACGCCCGCTAACATTCCCACGCCCGCTAACATTCCCACGCCCGCTAACATTCCCACGCCCGCTAACATTCCCACGCCCGCTAACATTCCCACGCCCGCTAACATTCCCACGCCCGCTAACATTCCCACGCCCGCTAACATTCCCACGCCCGCTAACATTCCCACGCCCGCTAACAATCCCACGCCCGCTAACATTCCCACGCCCGCTAACATTCCCACGCCCGCTAACATTCCCACGCCCGCTAACATTCCCACGCCCGCTAACATTCCCACGCCCGCTAACATTCCCACGCCCGCTAACATTCCCACGCCCGCTAACATTCCCACGCCCGCTAACATTCCCACGCCCGCTAACATTCCCACGCCCGCTAACATTCCCACGCCCGCTAACATTCCCACCAAAAAttgcgcgcgttctttcaatgccgctattatattcccatgtccactattaattgtgtgtgttctttcaacgTAAAAATATTCCCATATAGTACACATGCACATAACCCGCAGAGAgaacctggtttgtaaaatacgcATATAGCGCACGGTGATGAGCAACTTGTTCATGGGGGATACAATGAACGGTGGATGGATGTATTAGGAATATACAGAAAGGTAGGAGATTTAAAGAGGATCTACAGGGgcaagtgtttttttaaataaaaggttgATATCAAGAACAAGGTGTTAGAGGTAGTGGTGCAAAAACCAGATACCATTAGTGGAGAAGCAGAGGATACAATCCTAATGCAGGATTAGCCTAGACAGCGATAAAGGTTAGCATGGTTGATCAAAGGGTCTATTTCTGTACTGTATGACTGACTGTGCAAGAGGATAGTTAAGGCAGAGACTCAACATTAAAGTACCTAGACAAGTACTTGAATAACCAAAGCATAGACAGCTACAGTTCAATTGCAGGTAAATGGGTTTAGTGTAGATGAGTACTTGGTCAGCCCAAACTGGTCAGGCAATAAGGCTGTTTTGCACTTATATGACTGCAATTAAGTAAAATGTCTTTCTTAAATGTCCTAAAGGTGATGCATGTCCAAAACCTGCCATCCCCAGCATTGAAGGTCCAAATGTGGCAACATCCAAATTAATAGAATATGCAGATGAGTGTTTTGAACTTGCTTTAAAAATGTATAGTTATATTTTATCTTTATAATGGTAAATGAATCACAATAACTTTACAGATCCTGAAACTAAATCCTCATTCATCCTGCATTATCAATTACATAGGGCACCTCCAACTATCCCGATTTTCCAATTGGAATAAAAGCAAAGGAAGTTTACCCAGAACTCCAAATGGAAATTATGTTTTCAGCTTAGTTTTCACATCAACCACATTCCATGCATCTGTAAGCACCAACAAAGCTTAAAGTGTTGAACAGTGACATATCACAACAGTAAATGAACACAGCAATAACAAGCTTCATATTTCTTTGGAACATTGCCATGAGTCATTCGGATTTGGAAGGCATGTTTCTACCCAATTTGTTAAACATTTAACAGAGTGGCACTAATTCAACCCCTTTAGGGTGCTGTTAGCTTTATCCAGCTCAGCACTAACATGACTACCAAGTCACTCACATGCAATAGCTCCAAACAGTCCTAATTTTTCAGTAACAAGAGGCTTCTAAAATCAGCATGGGTTAATTGAGCACAAGTTCTACTAACTGGCaaaccaaaggaaaaaaaatcttgtagaATGTTTGTGATTTGCTCAGTCACAAGAACACCAGGTGAAACTTGCATACCAGCACAGGACCTTTAGGTGGATGACCAAGTTATTAGTGTTTCTCTACAAAATCTGATGGTCAATTAATATTCATGTTTACCCATACCCAAAAGGGAATGACTACTTTCATTTGCTGAAGCGCAGCAAGCAATCAAAAAGTGCCATCAAATGCCAACTTTAAGACTACATGTATGCAACACACTCACAATTGCAACTACATTAACTTAATGGATAGATTTATCCAAACACTTGTGCAAGAAACAACCACATACCACAGAATCTTGACCAAAATCACAAATGGCAGGCTTTTCAAACTAAAAGCCAAGAGAATTAAAGACAAAGCAACAAAATGGATTTAAAAGCAGCTGCAACATCAAAAATAAATCGGTCAGCTGTTTTAGAAAAAGGGAGAGCTGTTGGCTGCACAACTCACAAAACCGATTGTGGGGACAGAAAAGTGACAAAAGGAATTCACTTCAGGTCAATGAAGTTATGCACTTTACAAGGTCAAATAATAAATTCTGAAGCTTGGATCAAAAGGACCAAAGAATACACATCCACAGACTACGTAAACAGAGTAACAAATGATTTCCTTGAAACAAACAAGGCCTGGAATTATTTTGGGGGGCTGTGGTCAAAGATGAGAAATATGACACAAGTAAGAAATAAATAAGAAGCTTGTTTTAAATTTGAGGTCCGGGAGTGTGCAAGCAGTGAATTCATGCAGGAGCTACACAAAAGGCATTGTTGCAGTCACTATGACAGAAGGGACGATTAAGCATTTTGTTGTCTTCCTAATTGTTAGTTTCGTGATATTAAAATAATATTCTTACAGGCCTCAACATGCTAGATGTAAAAATTATGCTTTTTCTCATTGGGGTGCTTAGAGCCAGAAGAGTCTTCCCCCAGAGGATGAGCAACTCTTTGGAACTCTCTAACCATGGGGGGCTCATTTGGCAAGTACATCTCAGACAGGTCAAGATATTTTTCTAACACCGAAGGAACAGTCATAGGGTTAGTATAAAAAGGGCAAAAGACCATCCCAGCTCTGATCTTGCCGAGCAGATGGGAAACTCCTGCTGTACACGTTCTTATCTCGTTTGCTGCTGAAGATGGCAGTTTACTGACGAGGATAAACTAGCTTGATGTGATTCTTTAATGAAAAGGCCAATACAACTAGTGATAATTAAGAAACCTAGAAAGTCCCCATTTTCCTCCCCAAAGAGGTCAATAACTTGGATATATAGAATTATATCATAATTAATGGGGTGGGTgtttctttgctcctccacaaGTGCCCATATCAGCATGAGGCTATGAAATTAAATTAGTCCCAACAGTTTTTTGACCAATTTGAAGATGGatcatcttgcagataaaattCCAATAACAAATACTCTGGTCCCTCCCACCATTAATCTCAAACCACTGTCACAACAATTGTCCTAATGAGATTAATGGTTCCTTCTGATGAAAGCCAAGTGGAGCACTGCATTCCTCGAAAGCATAAACATTTTCAGCCATCTCCCAAATTCCTATCAAATGCATCTTATGGAAGTGAGTTGGATTTACAGCACTAGCTTGGATTTAGGCTGAAAAATACATATGGATGTTAAGTAGCAGTTTGGAATTTCCTTTCTACCTGAAATGCAGTTATCATATGGATGTGTTTGATAAGAGCACAAGATTCGTACATCAGTGTCAGCATTATCCATCATTAGGTGTTTACAAACTAGGGCTGCTCAGGATCCTTGTATCCTACCTGTGCAGAAAGCTCCTACACACTGGACCCTAAATTGTAGATTGAACAGTGACCGGGCAATTTAAGGGCACTCCAGCCCCTTCAGTGACACGTCACGTACTCACGGTGTCACCAGAGGACCCATAGGAAATACCCTGTTCCCTGTTAGCCTCCAAAAGGTAAGTGgccggggtgggtgtgggggctgTTGGGTCCGGGATAAGCGCAGGGGAGGAACGCAATATCATGGCGGAGCAGAGTTGGGGCAGGAACAATGACTGTCCTTCTTACTCAATCCTCCACtctgctggaactgctctggcgtTCCAGTGGTGCAggggattatggataaggaagacagccattgcacgcaagcgctgacgtcaTTTTCTACATGGGCAGCCATCGATCTCTTACAAATTGACCAGCAGTAGCTACAGGGTGCATGTACACAGGCAGACAATCCACCTCCAAGGTGGTTTGTCAACCTCATtctagctttttaaaaaatttctacccACCAATTGGCCTGTACACAGGTAGATAACCTcccaaattggcaggttaaactccTGTAATATTCCAATTTTTAAACCCCTACTAGCTGCTTCAGTTCAGGAAGAATTACGAATCAGACGGAGCTTTTAGTGACAGGCCAAACATTAGAGAATCAGATGGGGTTTTTAACAAAAGGCATTTCACATCACAACATCCAACATTCTCCAAAACTTTCAGATTTTAATTACCATACTGGAACTTAAATTTCTCATCTGTGGCAGTGGGATTCCAACTCACAAGAGAATAACTGGGCTAACTATTGGAATGGAAGAGTTGCCTTACCACAAACAGTTAGAAAGATTGGATCTATATTCTTTGAAGTTTAGAATGAGGGTTATAAGAAGCATTGAAATGTTTACATTAATGAGGAAGCCTCAAAGGAATTTAGTTCCAAGGGAACAGTCATTTAAAATTGAGGTGAGAAGCAATTTTGTTCTGTAGAGCATAAATGTCCAATTTATCGCACAGGATTGTGAAAGTCAGATCCCTTGAGAGATGTGaagcagatacatttttcaaaagatCAGAAAATTGTGGGTTAGTGAAATTGACAGTCAGCATCTGGAGAAAATGAGTTATGATCATATAGAACGGCAGGGAATGTTGGGAGTAGGCCACCTGGCCCTTCAAAAGTTTGGATGCTCCTGTCAATGGTCCACAACTCTGGCTGCAAGTTCAGAGACTTAACACCAAAATATTGTTTGAAAACTAGGACCTTCCTTTGGATTTTGTGCATGTCAACATGCACATTTGGGTCAAACTAGTGCATGAACTCCAGCACATGAAGGAAGTGAGCCATGGATCAACAAATGCATGGCTCCTCAAATATTTCAGAAATGCAATCAATGGTTGGACTTGTagaattgtttttttaatttattgcatCATACTGATCAAAATgatttaaatgaaaaaataaattattaaacattgaagttGAAATACTCTTAAGCAAAAAATTCTAGCTTTATCGATTGAAGTTAGATTCATCCCAGCATTTTACATTTCAACATACCTTTCTTGTCATCTCCAGCAGCCACTTCAGCTAAGTAACGATAATAATCCCCCTTCATTTTCAAGTAGAAAACTTTGCTCTCTGGTGTAGAAGCATTGGCAATCAAGAATTTATCAAGAAGATTCTGTCAATTTGAAATACAGgacaaattttaaatattcagtAAAAGAGTTTCACCGGTAAACAATTTTGATAGCTTGCa
Above is a genomic segment from Narcine bancroftii isolate sNarBan1 chromosome 2, sNarBan1.hap1, whole genome shotgun sequence containing:
- the LOC138755120 gene encoding 14-3-3 protein zeta/delta translates to MDKNELVQKAKLAEQAERYDDMATSMKAVTEQDVELSNEERNLLSVAYKNVVGARRSSWRVISSIEQKTESNEKKQQMAREYREKIESELRDICNDVLNLLDKFLIANASTPESKVFYLKMKGDYYRYLAEVAAGDDKKETVHNSQKAYKEAFEISKREMQPTHPIRLGLALNFSVFYYEILNAPEQACSLAKTAFDEAIAELDTLNEDSYKDSTLIMQLLRDNLTLWTSDNQGEEADAGEGGEN